A genomic window from Myotis daubentonii chromosome 4, mMyoDau2.1, whole genome shotgun sequence includes:
- the MTMR12 gene encoding myotubularin-related protein 12: MRAAPRPSRPWGWAEPPPPVLVAAAAPGAEQPPLPARRGFQGGGMLGKGVVGGGGGTRAPKPSFVSYVRPEEIHTNEKEVTEKEVTLHLLPGEQLLCEASTVLKYVQEDSCQRGIYGKLVCTDFKIAFLGDDESALESDETQFKNKIIGENDIPLHCVDQIYGVFDEKKKTLFGQLKKYPEKLIIHCKDLRVLHFCLRFTKEEEVKRIVSGIIHHTLAPKLLKRLFLFSYATAVHSNTPTNPKNHTVMFDTLEDWCWELERTKGSMKYKAVSVNEGYKVCERLPAHFVVPAPLPEESVSRFQGHGIPIWCWSYHNGCALLKMSALPREQDDGILQTHKNFLDGIYRVIHRPPYEIVKTEDLSSNFLSLPDIQTAYSKFKQLFLIDNSTEFWDTDIKWFSLLESSSWLDIIRRCLKKAIEVIECLDAQNTNVLLVEENASDLCCLVSSLVQVMMDPHCRTRAGFQSLVQKEWVAGGHCFLDRCNHLRQSDKEEVPVFLLFLDCVWQLVHQHPPAFEFTETYLTVLSDSLYIPIFTTFFFNSPHQKEVNLGREAQDAHSTPLHLLTVWDWSVQFEPRAQTLLQNPLYVEKPKLDKGQRKGTHLKHQRQLSLPLTQSKSSPKRGFFREETDHLIKNLLGKRISKLINYSDELQDSFREFYDSWHSKPPDYHGLLLPHIEGPEVRVWAQRYLRWIPEAQILGGGAVAMTSRLVGMMEEVRSLQEKINERHHHQRALPAEAPSLLRSSARLSSLFPFALLQRRPSKPVLPTSGWKALGDEEDLARREDEFVDLGEV; encoded by the exons GAAATTCACACAAACGAGAAGGAAGTAACAGAGAAGGAAGTAACTCTGCACTTGCTGCCAG GTGAGCAGCTGCTCTGTGAAGCCAGCACCGTGCTGAAGTACGTCCAGGAAGACTCCTGCCAGCGTGGCATCTATGGCAAACTCGTCTGCACGGACTTCAAGATTGCGTTCTTGGGCGACGACGAGTCTGCACTGGAAAGCGAC GAAACCCAGTTTAAGAATAAGATCATAGGAGAGAATGACATTCCGCTCCACTGTGTTGATCAGATCTATGGAG tgtttgatgagaaaaaaaaaactctgtTCGGACAACTGAAGAAATACCCCGAGAAGCTCATCATCCACTGCAAAGACCTCCGGGTGCTCCACTTCTGTCTGAGGTTCACAAAGGAAGAGGAAGTCAAAAGG ATTGTCAGTGGCATCATCCATCACACCCTGGCTCCTAAACTGCTGAAGCGATTGTTTCTCTTCTCCTATGCAACCGCTGTGCACAGCAACACGC cCACCAATCCCAAAAACCATACTGTGATGTTTGACACACTGGAGGACTGGTGCTGGGAACTGGAGCGGACCAAAGGCAGCATGAAGTACAAGGCAGTGAGTGTCAACGAAGGCTACAAAGTCTGTGAGAG GCTGCCGGCGCACTTCGTTGTCCCCGCCCCTCTTCCTGAAGAGAGTGTGTCCCGCTTCCAGGGCCACGGCATCCCA ATATGGTGTTGGTCCTACCACAATGGATGTgcccttttaaaaatgtcagcgCTGCCCAGAGAACAGGACGATGGCATTCTACAAACCCACAAGAACTTCCTGGATGG AATTTACAGGGTCATCCACAGGCCACCCTATGAAATTGTCAAAACTGAAGACCTATCAAGCAACTTCCTGTCCCTGCCCGACATCCAGACTGCGTACTCGAAGTTTAAACAGCTGTTTCTGATAG ATAACAGTACTGAATTTTGGGACACAGATATCAAATGGTTTTCTTTGTTGGAAAGTAGCAGCTGGCTTGACATAATCAG ACGCTGCCTGAAGAAGGCGATCGAGGTCATAGAATGCCTGGACGCACAGAACACGAACGTCCTTCTTGTAG AGGAGAACGCCTCCGACCTCTGCTGCCTCGTCTCCTCGCTGGTGCAAGTGATGATGGACCCGCACTGCAGGACCAGGGCCGGCTTCCAGAGCCTCGTCCAGAAGGAGTGGGTCGCGGGCGGGCACTGCTTCCTGGACCGCTGCAACCACCTGCGGCAGAGTGACAAGGAGGAG GTCCCCGTGTTCCTGCTCTTCTTGGATTGTGTCTGGCAGCTGGTGCACCAGCACCCCCCCGCATTCGAGTTCACGGAGACGTACCTGACCGTCTTGTCGGACAGCCTGTACATACCTATTTTCACCACCTTCTTCTTCAACTCGCCTCATCAGAAGGAGGTGAACCTG GGCAGGGAAGCTCAGGATGCACACAGCACGCCCCTGCACCTGCTCACGGTGTGGGACTGGTCTGTACAGTTTGAACCCAGAGCCCAGACCTTGCTCCAGAACCCTCTGTACGTGGAAAAACCCAAACTGGACAAAGGCCAGCGGAAAGGAACGCATCTCAAA CATCAGCGACAGCTTTCTTTGCCGCTGACCCAGTCTAAGTCATCTCCCAAAAGAGGATTTTTCAGGGAAGAAACAGATCATTTaattaaaaaccttctgggcAAGAGAATTAGCAAACTGATTAATTATTCCGATGAGCTGCAAGACAGCTTTCGAGAGTTCTACGACAGCTGGCACAGCAAGCCCCCCGACTACCACGGCCTGCTGCTGCCTCACATCGAGGGGCCGGAGGTCAGGGTGTGGGCCCAGCGCTACTTGCGTTGGATCCCAGAAGCCCAAATCCTGGGTGGTGGCGCGGTGGCCATGACGAGCAGACTGGTGGGAATGATGGAGGAAGTGCGGAGCTTACAGGAGAAAATCAACGAGAGACACCACCACCAGAGGGCCCTGCCGGCCGAGGCCCCGTCCCTGCTGCGGAGCTCGGCGCGCCTGTCCTCGCTGTTCCCCTTCGCCTTGCTGCAGCGGCGCCCCTCCAAGCCCGTCCTGCCCACCAGCGGCTGGAAAGCCCTGGGAGACGAAGAGGACCTGGCCAGGCGAGAAGATGAGTTTGTGGACCTCGGGGAGGTGTGA